One window of Rubrivirga sp. SAORIC476 genomic DNA carries:
- a CDS encoding DUF445 family protein codes for MPDSTGPRRIVPVPGLLDIDAVEDANVAEAFDEDDLDEAPPAPRVSAAASAHPFADDLDEVAAGLAEAADPAPADAVSGAPDPLSPPDPPPLTSEGPSAPQDAMSEPADLASEPADLASEPADLASEPADLASESVDLASESVDLASEPADRASESATPFPESVAEVPLVVSADAVQRTAEVVATAKEATASRGRELAQLVVTYGKAHLPETPERVVVPDAGPPRMVGRIGQLIPVLSVIPWVLGALFAVSFWWDFDGMAVGLFGQTIAVEGLLKVLTVSGLIGFGTNWLAITMLFQPREKRAIIPQGLIPAQRERVIYRLSEAISRELINADIIKQKIKDSGVIGRYRDLALGVVRGVVEDPGFRADLKDLAQAYATEVLGSEAVRREVARLAVEKVEEQAGKGLGGMALRLYRTFAEDDFQKRVDRALDELPGAVAPLLDRIDMALDAVPEKVEARADEIEEAATTAILSFVEGFDVRTMIAERARTFDEGQLEGLLKSTSNEQLNYIKYLGAILGVFGGFVIWQPIGALVLFVTISLLLWGVDEALVRARRRREAAA; via the coding sequence GTGCCTGATTCCACCGGTCCCCGCCGCATCGTCCCCGTCCCCGGCCTGCTCGACATCGATGCGGTCGAGGACGCCAATGTCGCCGAGGCGTTCGACGAGGACGACCTCGACGAGGCGCCTCCCGCGCCGCGCGTCTCGGCCGCCGCGTCCGCGCACCCCTTCGCCGACGACCTCGACGAGGTGGCGGCCGGGCTCGCCGAGGCGGCCGACCCCGCTCCTGCCGATGCCGTGTCCGGCGCCCCCGACCCGCTCTCGCCGCCCGACCCGCCGCCGCTGACGAGCGAGGGCCCCTCCGCGCCCCAGGACGCCATGTCGGAGCCCGCGGACCTCGCGTCGGAGCCCGCGGACCTCGCGTCGGAGCCCGCGGACCTCGCGTCGGAGCCCGCGGACCTCGCGTCGGAGAGCGTGGACCTCGCGTCGGAGAGCGTGGACCTTGCGTCGGAGCCCGCGGACCGCGCGTCGGAGAGCGCGACGCCCTTCCCCGAGTCCGTCGCGGAGGTCCCGCTGGTGGTCTCCGCCGACGCCGTCCAGCGCACCGCCGAGGTGGTGGCGACGGCGAAGGAGGCGACGGCCAGCCGGGGGCGCGAGTTGGCGCAACTGGTGGTGACCTACGGCAAGGCGCACCTGCCCGAGACGCCGGAGCGCGTGGTCGTGCCCGACGCCGGTCCGCCCCGGATGGTCGGCCGCATCGGCCAGCTGATCCCGGTGCTGTCGGTGATCCCGTGGGTGCTGGGCGCGCTGTTCGCGGTCAGCTTCTGGTGGGACTTCGACGGGATGGCGGTCGGGCTGTTCGGCCAGACGATCGCGGTGGAGGGGCTGCTGAAGGTGCTCACGGTGAGCGGCCTGATCGGCTTCGGGACCAACTGGCTGGCGATCACGATGCTGTTCCAGCCGCGCGAGAAGCGGGCCATCATCCCGCAGGGGCTGATCCCGGCGCAGCGCGAGCGCGTGATCTACCGGCTGAGCGAGGCCATCAGCCGCGAGCTGATCAACGCCGACATCATCAAGCAGAAGATCAAGGACAGCGGCGTGATCGGGCGGTACCGCGACCTGGCGCTCGGCGTGGTCCGCGGCGTGGTCGAGGACCCCGGCTTCCGGGCGGACCTGAAGGACCTCGCGCAGGCCTACGCGACCGAGGTGCTCGGCTCCGAGGCGGTCCGCCGCGAGGTGGCGAGGCTGGCCGTCGAGAAGGTGGAGGAGCAGGCCGGCAAGGGGCTCGGCGGGATGGCGCTGCGCCTGTACCGCACGTTCGCCGAGGACGACTTCCAGAAGCGGGTCGACCGCGCGCTGGACGAGTTGCCGGGCGCGGTGGCGCCGCTGCTGGACCGCATCGACATGGCGCTCGATGCCGTCCCGGAGAAGGTCGAGGCGCGGGCGGACGAGATCGAGGAAGCGGCCACGACGGCCATCCTCTCGTTCGTGGAAGGCTTCGACGTGCGGACGATGATCGCGGAGCGCGCGCGGACCTTCGACGAGGGACAGCTGGAGGGGCTGTTGAAGTCGACCTCCAACGAGCAGCTCAACTACATCAAGTACCTGGGCGCCATCCTGGGTGTGTTCGGCGGGTTTGTGATCTGGCAGCCGATCGGGGCGCTGGTGCTGTTCGTGACGATCAGTTTGCTGCTGTGGGGCGTCGATGAGGCGCTGGTGCGGGCGCGGCGGCGGCGGGAGGCCGCTGCGTAG
- a CDS encoding NAD-dependent epimerase/dehydratase family protein, translating to MTVLLTGATGYVGGYVLDALLERGHSVRALVRSGGDALAARDGVDVRHGDVTDAASLDGAFDEADAVIHLVGIIDESPSKGVTFERIHVGGTRRVVEAAQAAGVTRFVHMSANGARPDGPSAYQRTKWKAEEIVRAAGFDHTVIFRPSTLFGDPGPDNPEFAKRLWETLVKPFPVLPVFGDGKYELQPVHVSACASAFAQAVDRDASDGASYCVAGRERLPYREVLRRIARGGGITPKPVVPVPVGLARVGVNTLGRAGLLPISPAQFEMLVEGNTCDPSAFFADFGVSSPAFDAEALGYLRQY from the coding sequence ATGACCGTCCTCCTCACCGGCGCCACCGGCTACGTCGGCGGCTACGTCCTCGACGCCCTCCTCGAACGCGGCCACAGCGTCCGCGCCCTCGTCCGCAGCGGCGGCGACGCGCTGGCCGCCCGCGACGGCGTGGACGTCCGCCACGGCGACGTGACCGACGCCGCCAGCCTCGACGGCGCCTTCGACGAGGCCGACGCCGTGATCCACCTCGTCGGCATCATCGACGAGAGCCCATCCAAGGGCGTCACGTTCGAGCGAATCCACGTCGGCGGGACGCGGCGCGTGGTCGAGGCCGCGCAGGCCGCGGGCGTGACGCGGTTCGTTCACATGAGCGCGAATGGCGCCCGGCCCGATGGCCCCAGCGCCTACCAGCGGACCAAGTGGAAGGCCGAGGAGATCGTCCGCGCGGCGGGCTTCGACCACACCGTCATCTTCCGCCCCTCGACCCTCTTCGGCGACCCCGGCCCCGACAACCCGGAGTTCGCCAAGCGGCTCTGGGAGACGCTGGTGAAGCCCTTCCCCGTCCTCCCCGTCTTCGGCGACGGGAAGTACGAGCTGCAGCCCGTCCACGTCTCCGCGTGCGCGTCGGCGTTCGCCCAGGCCGTCGACCGCGACGCGTCCGACGGCGCCTCCTACTGCGTCGCCGGGCGCGAGCGGCTCCCGTACCGCGAGGTCCTCCGGCGGATCGCCCGAGGCGGGGGCATCACGCCCAAGCCCGTGGTGCCGGTGCCGGTGGGGCTGGCGCGCGTCGGCGTCAACACGCTGGGCCGGGCCGGGCTGCTGCCCATCTCGCCGGCCCAGTTCGAGATGCTGGTCGAGGGCAACACCTGCGACCCGTCGGCCTTCTTCGCCGACTTCGGGGTCTCATCGCCCGCCTTCGACGCGGAGGCGCTCGGCTACCTGCGGCAGTACTGA
- a CDS encoding DinB family protein gives MTRRLRLLHALDAHRVALTARLDALPEAAVHASPAPGAWSLAQVAEHLLRIDSGLRFDGPPASPLARATSGVRSAGIQGVLRLPLRIPAPPSAGPILPSAAPRWPEVRDRWAGLRAGWAGADAEAGTVAFRHPLAGPFLLDDALAFLLAHHRHHDAQVERTFGSVARFETLEPSRLV, from the coding sequence ATGACCCGTCGCCTCCGCCTGCTCCACGCCCTCGACGCCCACCGCGTCGCCCTGACCGCCCGCCTGGACGCGCTGCCCGAGGCGGCCGTCCACGCGTCGCCCGCGCCCGGCGCGTGGTCGCTGGCGCAGGTCGCCGAGCACCTGCTGCGGATCGACTCGGGACTGCGGTTCGACGGCCCGCCCGCGTCGCCGCTCGCCCGCGCCACGTCGGGCGTGCGGAGCGCAGGGATCCAGGGCGTGTTGCGGCTGCCACTGCGGATCCCGGCGCCGCCCTCCGCAGGACCCATCCTGCCGAGCGCCGCGCCGCGCTGGCCCGAGGTCCGCGACCGGTGGGCGGGGCTCCGCGCCGGGTGGGCCGGGGCCGACGCCGAGGCGGGGACGGTGGCGTTCCGGCACCCCCTCGCCGGGCCGTTTCTCCTGGACGACGCGCTGGCGTTCCTGCTCGCGCACCACCGCCACCACGACGCGCAGGTCGAGCGGACATTCGGCAGCGTGGCGCGGTTCGAGACCCTGGAGCCCTCGCGGCTCGTGTAA
- the queG gene encoding tRNA epoxyqueuosine(34) reductase QueG, producing MYDSARLARDLKAQARRIGFDGVGIARAERLDVEARRLEAWLTAGRHGGSDGAMTWMERNVEKRVDPRELVPGAESVVSVFVSYVQPGRRPGEDGGAKISRYAWGDDYHDVLKEKLAELFDWLDTRTGGAGGRAFVDSAPVMDKAWAQRAGLGWQGKNTNLLTTTHGSFVFLGELIVDVPLEPDVPFQADHCGSCTRCLDACPTGALDAPYQIDATRCISYWTIEHRGPDLPEIASEFGAWAFGCDICQDVCPWTKFSQPTRDARFLPRPGVTDTPAREWAEIDIEAWRERFRRSPVKRVKYEGFLRNMENAARNATS from the coding sequence GTGTACGACTCCGCCCGCCTCGCCCGCGACCTGAAAGCCCAGGCCCGCCGCATCGGGTTCGACGGCGTCGGCATCGCGCGGGCCGAGCGGCTGGACGTGGAGGCGCGGCGCCTGGAGGCGTGGCTGACCGCCGGCCGCCACGGCGGCTCGGACGGGGCGATGACCTGGATGGAGCGCAACGTCGAGAAGCGCGTCGACCCCCGCGAACTGGTGCCGGGGGCCGAGAGCGTCGTGTCGGTGTTCGTGAGCTACGTCCAGCCGGGGCGCCGACCGGGCGAGGACGGCGGTGCCAAGATCAGCCGCTACGCCTGGGGCGACGACTACCACGACGTGCTCAAGGAGAAGCTGGCCGAGCTGTTCGACTGGCTCGACACGCGCACCGGCGGCGCGGGCGGGCGGGCGTTCGTCGACTCGGCACCGGTGATGGACAAGGCGTGGGCGCAGCGCGCCGGGCTCGGCTGGCAGGGCAAGAACACCAACCTGCTCACCACGACCCACGGCTCGTTCGTCTTCCTCGGCGAGTTGATCGTGGACGTGCCCCTGGAGCCGGACGTGCCGTTCCAGGCCGATCATTGCGGAAGCTGCACGCGCTGCCTCGACGCCTGCCCCACGGGCGCCCTCGACGCGCCCTACCAGATCGACGCGACGCGCTGCATCTCGTACTGGACCATCGAGCACCGCGGGCCGGACCTCCCCGAGATCGCCTCCGAGTTCGGCGCGTGGGCCTTCGGGTGCGACATCTGCCAGGACGTGTGCCCCTGGACCAAGTTTTCCCAGCCGACGCGCGACGCGCGCTTTCTCCCGCGCCCCGGCGTCACGGACACGCCCGCGCGTGAGTGGGCCGAGATCGACATCGAGGCGTGGCGCGAGCGGTTCCGGCGCAGTCCGGTGAAGCGGGTCAAGTACGAGGGCTTCCTCCGCAACATGGAGAACGCGGCGCGGAACGCCACGTCGTGA
- a CDS encoding cell wall metabolism sensor histidine kinase WalK, producing MAPLAPPAPSLADRVDAAGAALRNVALTRPNALALLEAGVARLGEALSAEVAVALVGEAQSDAYVRCAAWPPHEWVDLVEVEGSDATTLRRGRPTVTTGGSLATRLGRAEVLALPVEGSVPGAFVLARSAPWTPACLAAADRLGALFGTLWAWTEAEARFQRTVADLDDALFTFGHEPDGRRAYVFVTPQAEALTGLDPDALLAGDADWTDLVVREDRAAFAAHDDRLRNGEPSQVEVRLRLDASEVVWISERATPSVDAAGRSIAGGLLTDITARKEAEAQLERARRIAERAAQTRMAFLRMMSHELRTPLGAIRGFSDLLVEETADLPDAPPEVAEFAGTIRDAASRALRLVSDLLDLSRLETGALDLARQPVDLGALAQSVAARYAADFDARGLTFDLHSPADPVLVETDPARLDQIVDQLVSNAARFTPAGRIAVRVSADRGVAELSVTDTGVGIADDVLEAVFEPFVQEDARVNREYGGTGLGLAIAHRLARQMDGGLSAASVKGEGSTFTLTLPCR from the coding sequence ATGGCCCCGCTCGCCCCGCCCGCCCCCTCGCTGGCCGACCGCGTCGACGCGGCGGGGGCGGCGCTGCGAAACGTCGCGCTGACGCGGCCGAATGCCCTCGCGCTGCTGGAGGCCGGCGTGGCCCGCCTCGGCGAGGCGCTGAGCGCCGAGGTCGCCGTCGCCCTCGTCGGCGAGGCCCAGTCGGACGCCTACGTGCGCTGCGCCGCGTGGCCGCCCCACGAGTGGGTGGACCTGGTCGAGGTCGAGGGGTCGGATGCGACCACCCTCCGGCGTGGGCGCCCGACCGTGACCACCGGCGGCTCCCTGGCCACGCGACTCGGCCGGGCCGAGGTGCTGGCGCTGCCCGTCGAAGGCTCCGTGCCCGGCGCGTTCGTCCTCGCCCGCTCGGCCCCCTGGACGCCCGCCTGCCTCGCCGCCGCCGACCGCCTCGGCGCTCTCTTCGGCACCCTCTGGGCGTGGACCGAAGCCGAGGCCCGCTTCCAGCGCACCGTCGCCGACCTCGACGACGCCCTCTTCACCTTCGGCCACGAGCCCGACGGGCGCCGCGCGTACGTCTTCGTGACGCCCCAGGCCGAGGCGCTCACCGGTCTCGATCCCGACGCCCTCCTCGCGGGGGACGCCGACTGGACCGACCTCGTCGTCCGGGAGGACCGTGCGGCGTTCGCGGCCCACGACGACCGCCTCCGCAACGGCGAACCGTCCCAGGTGGAAGTCCGCCTCCGGCTGGACGCCAGCGAGGTCGTCTGGATCTCCGAGCGCGCCACGCCCAGCGTCGACGCTGCCGGACGCTCCATCGCGGGCGGCCTGCTCACCGACATCACCGCTCGCAAGGAGGCCGAGGCACAGCTCGAACGCGCACGCCGCATCGCCGAGCGTGCCGCCCAGACGCGCATGGCCTTCCTCCGCATGATGAGTCACGAGTTGCGGACCCCCCTCGGGGCCATCCGAGGCTTCTCGGACCTGCTCGTCGAGGAGACGGCCGACCTGCCCGACGCGCCGCCCGAGGTGGCCGAGTTCGCGGGCACCATCCGCGACGCCGCCTCACGTGCCCTCCGCCTCGTCTCGGACCTACTGGACCTCTCGCGCCTGGAGACCGGCGCCCTCGACCTCGCCCGCCAGCCGGTGGACCTGGGCGCGCTCGCGCAGTCGGTCGCGGCCCGCTACGCTGCGGACTTCGACGCCCGCGGCCTGACCTTCGACCTCCACAGTCCGGCCGACCCGGTCCTCGTCGAGACCGACCCCGCCCGGCTCGACCAGATCGTCGACCAGCTCGTCTCCAACGCGGCCCGCTTCACGCCTGCAGGCCGCATCGCTGTGCGCGTGTCGGCAGACCGGGGGGTGGCGGAGTTGTCGGTCACCGACACCGGCGTCGGCATCGCGGACGACGTGCTGGAGGCCGTCTTCGAGCCGTTCGTGCAGGAGGATGCGCGCGTCAACCGCGAGTACGGCGGCACCGGGCTGGGCCTCGCCATCGCCCACCGCCTCGCCCGCCAGATGGACGGCGGGCTCTCGGCTGCGAGCGTCAAGGGCGAGGGCTCTACGTTCACGCTGACGCTGCCCTGCAGGTAG
- a CDS encoding M13 family metallopeptidase — protein sequence MRRLLPLLALLLAGPALAQGTSGLDLDAMDTTIRPQDDLFRYVNGTWLETTEIPGDRPRYGSFDMLREQSEEDVLAIIQDAASGAVVDPDARKVGDYYTAYMDTTRIESLGITPLQPDFDRIDAIASAEDLVRYFAQNASNYGPAPVSGFVSVDPKNSDRHVFSLWQSGTGLPDRSYYLEDRFADARAGYVTYLTRLYELAGWDGGPEAAQNILDLETRLAEDQWTRIQNRDPEARYNPTAVADLIADHPHLHFDVMMETLGLDIDTVIVGQPSFLAGLDSLMAEVPLETWKTYARARTLSEAAGQLPAAFGEASFDFYGRVLNGQDEDRPRWKKAVSATSGVLGEAIGRIYVDRHYPQEAADRMDELIENLRDAFRISINSNPWMSEATKVEALDKLENYVYKIGHPSEWEDYSALEVSPTDLIGNGRATRAWGLADNLAKLGEAPDRAEWGMTPQTVNAYYNPAFNEIVFPAAILQPPFFNVDADDAVNYGGIGAVIGHEYSHGFDDSGSQYDAQGNLRDWWTEADRAEFDARGDRLVAQYDAYAPFPDANVQGRLTLGENIGDLSGLTMAYRAYRLSLDADGDGSVSEDEEAPVIDGFTGDQRFFMGWAQVWRILHREPYLRQLLQVDSHSPGEYRANGPLAHIPGFYDAFDVQPGDGLYLAPEDRIVLW from the coding sequence ATGCGACGACTGCTTCCTCTCCTGGCGCTCCTGCTCGCCGGCCCCGCCCTCGCCCAGGGCACGTCTGGCCTCGATCTGGACGCCATGGACACCACCATCCGCCCCCAGGACGATCTCTTCCGCTACGTCAACGGCACCTGGCTGGAGACGACCGAGATCCCGGGTGACCGGCCGCGCTACGGTTCCTTCGACATGCTCCGTGAGCAGTCCGAGGAGGACGTGCTCGCCATCATCCAGGACGCGGCCTCGGGTGCGGTCGTGGACCCCGATGCGCGCAAGGTCGGCGACTACTACACGGCCTACATGGACACGACGCGCATCGAGTCGCTCGGCATCACGCCACTGCAGCCGGACTTCGACCGCATCGACGCCATCGCGTCCGCCGAGGACCTGGTCCGCTACTTCGCCCAGAACGCCTCCAACTACGGCCCCGCGCCGGTGAGCGGCTTCGTCAGCGTCGACCCGAAGAACTCCGACCGCCACGTGTTCTCGCTCTGGCAGTCCGGCACCGGGCTCCCCGACCGGAGCTACTACCTCGAGGACCGCTTCGCGGACGCCCGCGCAGGCTACGTCACCTACCTGACGCGGCTCTACGAGCTCGCCGGATGGGACGGCGGCCCGGAGGCCGCACAGAACATCCTCGACCTGGAGACGCGCCTCGCCGAGGACCAGTGGACGCGTATCCAGAACCGCGACCCCGAGGCCCGCTACAACCCGACCGCCGTCGCCGACCTCATCGCCGACCACCCGCATCTCCACTTCGACGTGATGATGGAGACGCTGGGCCTGGACATCGACACGGTGATCGTCGGGCAGCCGTCGTTCCTCGCCGGGCTCGACAGCCTCATGGCCGAGGTGCCGCTGGAGACGTGGAAGACCTACGCCCGGGCGCGCACGCTGAGCGAGGCCGCCGGCCAGCTGCCGGCCGCCTTCGGGGAGGCCAGCTTCGACTTCTACGGTCGCGTCCTCAACGGCCAGGACGAGGACCGCCCGCGCTGGAAGAAGGCCGTCAGCGCCACGTCCGGCGTGCTGGGAGAGGCCATCGGCCGCATCTACGTCGACCGCCACTACCCGCAGGAGGCCGCCGACCGGATGGACGAGCTGATCGAGAACCTGCGCGATGCCTTCCGGATCTCGATCAACAGCAACCCGTGGATGAGCGAGGCCACCAAGGTCGAGGCGCTCGACAAGCTCGAGAACTACGTCTACAAGATCGGCCACCCGTCCGAGTGGGAGGACTACTCGGCGCTGGAGGTCTCCCCGACCGACCTGATCGGCAACGGCCGCGCGACGCGCGCCTGGGGCCTGGCCGACAACCTGGCGAAGCTCGGCGAGGCGCCGGACCGCGCGGAGTGGGGCATGACGCCGCAGACCGTCAACGCGTACTACAACCCGGCCTTCAACGAGATCGTCTTCCCGGCCGCCATCCTCCAGCCGCCGTTCTTCAACGTCGACGCGGACGACGCGGTCAACTACGGCGGCATCGGCGCCGTCATCGGCCACGAGTACTCACACGGCTTCGACGACTCGGGCTCCCAATACGACGCGCAGGGCAACCTCCGCGACTGGTGGACCGAGGCGGACCGCGCCGAGTTCGACGCCCGCGGCGACAGGCTCGTCGCCCAGTACGACGCCTACGCGCCCTTCCCGGACGCCAACGTCCAGGGCCGCCTGACGCTCGGCGAGAACATCGGCGACCTCTCGGGCCTTACGATGGCCTACCGCGCCTACCGTCTGTCGCTCGACGCGGACGGCGACGGCAGCGTCTCCGAGGACGAGGAGGCGCCGGTGATCGACGGCTTCACGGGCGACCAGCGCTTCTTCATGGGCTGGGCCCAGGTCTGGCGCATCCTGCACCGCGAACCGTACCTCCGCCAGCTCCTCCAGGTGGACTCGCACAGCCCAGGCGAGTACCGCGCCAACGGTCCGCTCGCGCACATCCCAGGCTTCTACGACGCCTTCGACGTGCAGCCGGGCGACGGGCTGTACCTCGCCCCCGAGGACCGGATCGTCCTCTGGTAG